A stretch of Microtus pennsylvanicus isolate mMicPen1 chromosome 5, mMicPen1.hap1, whole genome shotgun sequence DNA encodes these proteins:
- the Scyl1 gene encoding N-terminal kinase-like protein isoform X2, translating into MWFFARDPVRDFPFELSPEPPEGGPPGPWTLHRGRKKATGSAVSIFVYDVKAGAEEQTQVAKAAFKRLKTLRHPNILAYIDGLETEKCLHIVTEAVTPLGTYLKARAEAGGLKEQELSWGLHQIVKALSFLVNDCNLIHNNVCMAAVFVDRAGEWKLGGLDYMYSAQGNGGGPPSKGIPELEQYDPPELADHSSRAVKEKWSADMWRLGCLIWEVFNGSLPRAAALRNPGKIPKSLVTHYCELVGANPKVRPNPARFLQNCRAPGGFMSNRFVETNLFLEEIQIKEPAEKQKFFQELSKSLDSFPEDFCRHKVLPQLLTAFEFGNAGAVVLTPLFKVGKFLSAEEYQQKIIPVVVKMFSSTDRAMRIRLLQQMEQFIQYLDEPTVNTQIFPHVVHGFLDTNPAIREQTVKSMLLLAPKLNETNLNVELMKHFARLQAKDDQGPIRCNTTVCLGKIGSYLSATTRHRVLTSAFSRATKDPFAPSRVAGVLGFAATHNLYSMDDCAHKILPVLCGLTVDPEKSVRDQAFKTIRSFLSKLESVSEDPTQLAEVEKDVHAASSPGAGGAAASWAGWAVTGVSSLTSKLIRAHPTPMPSETTVTQRPVPEGDAAPPAPAPDTPTTSGHWETQEEDKDTAEDSATADRWDDEDWGSLEEAESVLAQQDDWSVKGPGSRAGQVSHSDHRPLESDWNSWEAEGSWDQGWQEPSSVEPPPEGTRPASEYNWGGAEPSDKGDPFAALSVRSSAQRRPDPDSWGEDSWEGVEAESRQMKAELARKKREERRREMEAKRAEKKATKGPMKLGARKLD; encoded by the exons ATGTGGTTCTTCGCCCGGGACCCGGTCCGGGACTTCCCATTCGAGCTGAGCCCGGAGCCCCCCGAAGGTGGCCCGCCCGGGCCTTGGACCCTGCACCGCGGCCGCAAAAAG GCCACAGGCAGCGCGGTGTCCATCTTCGTGTATGATGTGAAAGCGGGAGCTGAAGAGCAGACCCAGGTGGCCAAAGCTGCCTTCAAACGCCTCAAAACTCTCCGGCACCCCAACATCCTGGCTTATATCGATGGGTTGGAG ACAGAAAAGTGCCTCCACATCGTGACAGAGGCTGTGACCCCACTGGGAACATACCTCAAGGCacgagcagaggcaggtggcctgAAGGAGCAGGAACTATCGTGGGGGCTGCACCAGATCGTAAAagccctcagcttcctggtcAACGACTGCAACCTCATCCACAATAATGTCTGCATGGCCGCTGTGTTTGTGGACAGGGCTGGCGAGTGGAAACTTGGGGGTCTGGACTACATGTACTCAGCCCAGGGCAACGGCGGGGGACCACCCAGCAAGGGGATCCCTGAGCTTGAGCAGTACGATCCCCCGGAGTTGGCGGACCACAGTAGCAGAGCAGTCAAAGAGAAGTG GTCAGCAGACATGTGGCGCCTGGGCTGCCTCATCTGGGAAGTTTTCAATGGATCCCTACCTCGGGCAGCTGCCCTGCGAAATCCTGGAAAG ATCCCCAAATCACTGGTGACCCATTACTGTGAGCTGGTGGGAGCCAACCCCAAAGTACGTCCCAACCCGGCTCGCTTCCTGCAGAACTGCCGGGCACCCGGTGGCTTCATGAGCAACCGATTTGTAGAGACCAACCTCTTCCTAGAAGAGATTCAG ATCAAAGAGCCAGCTGAGAAGCAGAAGTTCTTCCAAGAGCTGAGCAAGAGCCTAGACTCATTTCCTGAAGATTTCTGTCGGCACAAGGTGCTGCCCCAGCTACTGACCGCCTTTGAGTTCGGCAATGCTGGGGCTGTGGTCCTCACACCCCTCTTCAAG GTGGGGAAATTCCTCAGTGCTGAAGAGTACCAGCAGAAGATCATCCCCGTGGTGGTGAAGATGTTCTCATCCACCGACCGTGCCATGCGCATCCGCCTCCTCCAGCAG ATGGAGCAGTTCATCCAATACCTCGACGAGCCTACAGTCAACACCCAGATCTTCCCCCATGTTGTACATGGCTTCCTGGACACCAACCCTGCCATCCGGGAGCAGACAGTCAAG TCCATGCTGCTCTTGGCCCCAAAGCTGAATGAGACCAACCTCAATGTGGAGCTGATGAAGCACTTTGCAAGACTGCAAGCCAAGGATGACCAGGGTCCCATCCGCTGCAACACCACGGTCTGCTTGGGCAAAATCGGCTCCTACCTCAGTGCTACT ACTAGACACAGGGTCCTCACCTCCGCCTTCAGCCGGGCCACTAAGGACCCATTTGCACCGTCCCGGGTTGCTGGTGTCCTGGGCTTTGCTGCCACACACAATCTCTACTCAATGGATGACTGTGCCCACAAGATCCTGCCTGTGCTCTGCGGCCTTACTGTGGACCCTGAGAAATCTGTGCGGGACCAG GCCTTTAAGACCATCCGAAGCTTCCTGTCCAAATTGGAGTCTGTATCGGAAGATCCTACTCAACTGGCAGAAGTAG AGAAAGATGTCCATGCAGCATCCAGCCCGGGAGCAGGAGGAGCTGCAGCCAGCTGGGCAGGCTGGGCTGTAACCGGGGTATCCTCACTCACCTCCAAGCTCATCCGTGCACACCCCACACCTATGCCATCTGAGACCACTGTGACCCAGAGACCAGTACCAGAGG GAGATGCTgctcctccagcccctgcccctgACACCCCAACGACCTCAGGCCACTGGGAGacacaggaagaagacaaggacaCAGCAGAAGACAGCGCCACTGCTGACAGATGGGACGATGAGGACTGGGGCAGCTTAGAG GAAGCTGAATCTGTGCTGGCACAGCAGGACGACTGGAGTGTCAAGGGCCCAGGGAGCCGAGCTGGACAA GTCAGCCACTCAGACCACAGACCTCTGGAGTCAGACTGGAACAGCTGGGAAGCTGAGGGCTCCTGGGACCAGGGCTGGCAGGAGCCCAGCTCTGTAGAGCCACCCCCAGAAGGCACCCGGCCAGCCAGCGAGTATAACTGGGGTGGTGCAGAGCCCAGTGACAAGGGTGACCCCTTTGCTGCCCTGTCTGTTCGTTCTAGTGCCCAG CGCAGGCCAGACCCAGACTCCTGGGGTGAAGACAGCTGGGAAGGCGTGGAGGCTGAGAGCA GACAGATGAAGGCAGAGCTGGCACGGAAAAAGCGCGAGGAAcggaggagggaaatggaagccAAGCGGGCAGAGAAAAAGGCCACCAAGGGGCCCATGAAACTGGGAGCCCGGAAACTGGACTGA
- the Scyl1 gene encoding N-terminal kinase-like protein isoform X1 — MWFFARDPVRDFPFELSPEPPEGGPPGPWTLHRGRKKATGSAVSIFVYDVKAGAEEQTQVAKAAFKRLKTLRHPNILAYIDGLETEKCLHIVTEAVTPLGTYLKARAEAGGLKEQELSWGLHQIVKALSFLVNDCNLIHNNVCMAAVFVDRAGEWKLGGLDYMYSAQGNGGGPPSKGIPELEQYDPPELADHSSRAVKEKWSADMWRLGCLIWEVFNGSLPRAAALRNPGKIPKSLVTHYCELVGANPKVRPNPARFLQNCRAPGGFMSNRFVETNLFLEEIQIKEPAEKQKFFQELSKSLDSFPEDFCRHKVLPQLLTAFEFGNAGAVVLTPLFKVGKFLSAEEYQQKIIPVVVKMFSSTDRAMRIRLLQQMEQFIQYLDEPTVNTQIFPHVVHGFLDTNPAIREQTVKSMLLLAPKLNETNLNVELMKHFARLQAKDDQGPIRCNTTVCLGKIGSYLSATTRHRVLTSAFSRATKDPFAPSRVAGVLGFAATHNLYSMDDCAHKILPVLCGLTVDPEKSVRDQAFKTIRSFLSKLESVSEDPTQLAEVEKDVHAASSPGAGGAAASWAGWAVTGVSSLTSKLIRAHPTPMPSETTVTQRPVPEGDAAPPAPAPDTPTTSGHWETQEEDKDTAEDSATADRWDDEDWGSLEQEAESVLAQQDDWSVKGPGSRAGQVSHSDHRPLESDWNSWEAEGSWDQGWQEPSSVEPPPEGTRPASEYNWGGAEPSDKGDPFAALSVRSSAQRRPDPDSWGEDSWEGVEAESRQMKAELARKKREERRREMEAKRAEKKATKGPMKLGARKLD; from the exons ATGTGGTTCTTCGCCCGGGACCCGGTCCGGGACTTCCCATTCGAGCTGAGCCCGGAGCCCCCCGAAGGTGGCCCGCCCGGGCCTTGGACCCTGCACCGCGGCCGCAAAAAG GCCACAGGCAGCGCGGTGTCCATCTTCGTGTATGATGTGAAAGCGGGAGCTGAAGAGCAGACCCAGGTGGCCAAAGCTGCCTTCAAACGCCTCAAAACTCTCCGGCACCCCAACATCCTGGCTTATATCGATGGGTTGGAG ACAGAAAAGTGCCTCCACATCGTGACAGAGGCTGTGACCCCACTGGGAACATACCTCAAGGCacgagcagaggcaggtggcctgAAGGAGCAGGAACTATCGTGGGGGCTGCACCAGATCGTAAAagccctcagcttcctggtcAACGACTGCAACCTCATCCACAATAATGTCTGCATGGCCGCTGTGTTTGTGGACAGGGCTGGCGAGTGGAAACTTGGGGGTCTGGACTACATGTACTCAGCCCAGGGCAACGGCGGGGGACCACCCAGCAAGGGGATCCCTGAGCTTGAGCAGTACGATCCCCCGGAGTTGGCGGACCACAGTAGCAGAGCAGTCAAAGAGAAGTG GTCAGCAGACATGTGGCGCCTGGGCTGCCTCATCTGGGAAGTTTTCAATGGATCCCTACCTCGGGCAGCTGCCCTGCGAAATCCTGGAAAG ATCCCCAAATCACTGGTGACCCATTACTGTGAGCTGGTGGGAGCCAACCCCAAAGTACGTCCCAACCCGGCTCGCTTCCTGCAGAACTGCCGGGCACCCGGTGGCTTCATGAGCAACCGATTTGTAGAGACCAACCTCTTCCTAGAAGAGATTCAG ATCAAAGAGCCAGCTGAGAAGCAGAAGTTCTTCCAAGAGCTGAGCAAGAGCCTAGACTCATTTCCTGAAGATTTCTGTCGGCACAAGGTGCTGCCCCAGCTACTGACCGCCTTTGAGTTCGGCAATGCTGGGGCTGTGGTCCTCACACCCCTCTTCAAG GTGGGGAAATTCCTCAGTGCTGAAGAGTACCAGCAGAAGATCATCCCCGTGGTGGTGAAGATGTTCTCATCCACCGACCGTGCCATGCGCATCCGCCTCCTCCAGCAG ATGGAGCAGTTCATCCAATACCTCGACGAGCCTACAGTCAACACCCAGATCTTCCCCCATGTTGTACATGGCTTCCTGGACACCAACCCTGCCATCCGGGAGCAGACAGTCAAG TCCATGCTGCTCTTGGCCCCAAAGCTGAATGAGACCAACCTCAATGTGGAGCTGATGAAGCACTTTGCAAGACTGCAAGCCAAGGATGACCAGGGTCCCATCCGCTGCAACACCACGGTCTGCTTGGGCAAAATCGGCTCCTACCTCAGTGCTACT ACTAGACACAGGGTCCTCACCTCCGCCTTCAGCCGGGCCACTAAGGACCCATTTGCACCGTCCCGGGTTGCTGGTGTCCTGGGCTTTGCTGCCACACACAATCTCTACTCAATGGATGACTGTGCCCACAAGATCCTGCCTGTGCTCTGCGGCCTTACTGTGGACCCTGAGAAATCTGTGCGGGACCAG GCCTTTAAGACCATCCGAAGCTTCCTGTCCAAATTGGAGTCTGTATCGGAAGATCCTACTCAACTGGCAGAAGTAG AGAAAGATGTCCATGCAGCATCCAGCCCGGGAGCAGGAGGAGCTGCAGCCAGCTGGGCAGGCTGGGCTGTAACCGGGGTATCCTCACTCACCTCCAAGCTCATCCGTGCACACCCCACACCTATGCCATCTGAGACCACTGTGACCCAGAGACCAGTACCAGAGG GAGATGCTgctcctccagcccctgcccctgACACCCCAACGACCTCAGGCCACTGGGAGacacaggaagaagacaaggacaCAGCAGAAGACAGCGCCACTGCTGACAGATGGGACGATGAGGACTGGGGCAGCTTAGAG CAGGAAGCTGAATCTGTGCTGGCACAGCAGGACGACTGGAGTGTCAAGGGCCCAGGGAGCCGAGCTGGACAA GTCAGCCACTCAGACCACAGACCTCTGGAGTCAGACTGGAACAGCTGGGAAGCTGAGGGCTCCTGGGACCAGGGCTGGCAGGAGCCCAGCTCTGTAGAGCCACCCCCAGAAGGCACCCGGCCAGCCAGCGAGTATAACTGGGGTGGTGCAGAGCCCAGTGACAAGGGTGACCCCTTTGCTGCCCTGTCTGTTCGTTCTAGTGCCCAG CGCAGGCCAGACCCAGACTCCTGGGGTGAAGACAGCTGGGAAGGCGTGGAGGCTGAGAGCA GACAGATGAAGGCAGAGCTGGCACGGAAAAAGCGCGAGGAAcggaggagggaaatggaagccAAGCGGGCAGAGAAAAAGGCCACCAAGGGGCCCATGAAACTGGGAGCCCGGAAACTGGACTGA
- the Scyl1 gene encoding N-terminal kinase-like protein isoform X3: MWFFARDPVRDFPFELSPEPPEGGPPGPWTLHRGRKKATGSAVSIFVYDVKAGAEEQTQVAKAAFKRLKTLRHPNILAYIDGLETEKCLHIVTEAVTPLGTYLKARAEAGGLKEQELSWGLHQIVKALSFLVNDCNLIHNNVCMAAVFVDRAGEWKLGGLDYMYSAQGNGGGPPSKGIPELEQYDPPELADHSSRAVKEKWSADMWRLGCLIWEVFNGSLPRAAALRNPGKIPKSLVTHYCELVGANPKVRPNPARFLQNCRAPGGFMSNRFVETNLFLEEIQIKEPAEKQKFFQELSKSLDSFPEDFCRHKVLPQLLTAFEFGNAGAVVLTPLFKVGKFLSAEEYQQKIIPVVVKMFSSTDRAMRIRLLQQMEQFIQYLDEPTVNTQIFPHVVHGFLDTNPAIREQTVKSMLLLAPKLNETNLNVELMKHFARLQAKDDQGPIRCNTTVCLGKIGSYLSATTRHRVLTSAFSRATKDPFAPSRVAGVLGFAATHNLYSMDDCAHKILPVLCGLTVDPEKSVRDQAFKTIRSFLSKLESVSEDPTQLAEVEKDVHAASSPGAGGAAASWAGWAVTGVSSLTSKLIRAHPTPMPSETTVTQRPVPEGDAAPPAPAPDTPTTSGHWETQEEDKDTAEDSATADRWDDEDWGSLEQEAESVLAQQDDWSVKGPGSRAGQVSHSDHRPLESDWNSWEAEGSWDQGWQEPSSVEPPPEGTRPASEYNWGGAEPSDKGDPFAALSVRSSAQARPRLLG; the protein is encoded by the exons ATGTGGTTCTTCGCCCGGGACCCGGTCCGGGACTTCCCATTCGAGCTGAGCCCGGAGCCCCCCGAAGGTGGCCCGCCCGGGCCTTGGACCCTGCACCGCGGCCGCAAAAAG GCCACAGGCAGCGCGGTGTCCATCTTCGTGTATGATGTGAAAGCGGGAGCTGAAGAGCAGACCCAGGTGGCCAAAGCTGCCTTCAAACGCCTCAAAACTCTCCGGCACCCCAACATCCTGGCTTATATCGATGGGTTGGAG ACAGAAAAGTGCCTCCACATCGTGACAGAGGCTGTGACCCCACTGGGAACATACCTCAAGGCacgagcagaggcaggtggcctgAAGGAGCAGGAACTATCGTGGGGGCTGCACCAGATCGTAAAagccctcagcttcctggtcAACGACTGCAACCTCATCCACAATAATGTCTGCATGGCCGCTGTGTTTGTGGACAGGGCTGGCGAGTGGAAACTTGGGGGTCTGGACTACATGTACTCAGCCCAGGGCAACGGCGGGGGACCACCCAGCAAGGGGATCCCTGAGCTTGAGCAGTACGATCCCCCGGAGTTGGCGGACCACAGTAGCAGAGCAGTCAAAGAGAAGTG GTCAGCAGACATGTGGCGCCTGGGCTGCCTCATCTGGGAAGTTTTCAATGGATCCCTACCTCGGGCAGCTGCCCTGCGAAATCCTGGAAAG ATCCCCAAATCACTGGTGACCCATTACTGTGAGCTGGTGGGAGCCAACCCCAAAGTACGTCCCAACCCGGCTCGCTTCCTGCAGAACTGCCGGGCACCCGGTGGCTTCATGAGCAACCGATTTGTAGAGACCAACCTCTTCCTAGAAGAGATTCAG ATCAAAGAGCCAGCTGAGAAGCAGAAGTTCTTCCAAGAGCTGAGCAAGAGCCTAGACTCATTTCCTGAAGATTTCTGTCGGCACAAGGTGCTGCCCCAGCTACTGACCGCCTTTGAGTTCGGCAATGCTGGGGCTGTGGTCCTCACACCCCTCTTCAAG GTGGGGAAATTCCTCAGTGCTGAAGAGTACCAGCAGAAGATCATCCCCGTGGTGGTGAAGATGTTCTCATCCACCGACCGTGCCATGCGCATCCGCCTCCTCCAGCAG ATGGAGCAGTTCATCCAATACCTCGACGAGCCTACAGTCAACACCCAGATCTTCCCCCATGTTGTACATGGCTTCCTGGACACCAACCCTGCCATCCGGGAGCAGACAGTCAAG TCCATGCTGCTCTTGGCCCCAAAGCTGAATGAGACCAACCTCAATGTGGAGCTGATGAAGCACTTTGCAAGACTGCAAGCCAAGGATGACCAGGGTCCCATCCGCTGCAACACCACGGTCTGCTTGGGCAAAATCGGCTCCTACCTCAGTGCTACT ACTAGACACAGGGTCCTCACCTCCGCCTTCAGCCGGGCCACTAAGGACCCATTTGCACCGTCCCGGGTTGCTGGTGTCCTGGGCTTTGCTGCCACACACAATCTCTACTCAATGGATGACTGTGCCCACAAGATCCTGCCTGTGCTCTGCGGCCTTACTGTGGACCCTGAGAAATCTGTGCGGGACCAG GCCTTTAAGACCATCCGAAGCTTCCTGTCCAAATTGGAGTCTGTATCGGAAGATCCTACTCAACTGGCAGAAGTAG AGAAAGATGTCCATGCAGCATCCAGCCCGGGAGCAGGAGGAGCTGCAGCCAGCTGGGCAGGCTGGGCTGTAACCGGGGTATCCTCACTCACCTCCAAGCTCATCCGTGCACACCCCACACCTATGCCATCTGAGACCACTGTGACCCAGAGACCAGTACCAGAGG GAGATGCTgctcctccagcccctgcccctgACACCCCAACGACCTCAGGCCACTGGGAGacacaggaagaagacaaggacaCAGCAGAAGACAGCGCCACTGCTGACAGATGGGACGATGAGGACTGGGGCAGCTTAGAG CAGGAAGCTGAATCTGTGCTGGCACAGCAGGACGACTGGAGTGTCAAGGGCCCAGGGAGCCGAGCTGGACAA GTCAGCCACTCAGACCACAGACCTCTGGAGTCAGACTGGAACAGCTGGGAAGCTGAGGGCTCCTGGGACCAGGGCTGGCAGGAGCCCAGCTCTGTAGAGCCACCCCCAGAAGGCACCCGGCCAGCCAGCGAGTATAACTGGGGTGGTGCAGAGCCCAGTGACAAGGGTGACCCCTTTGCTGCCCTGTCTGTTCGTTCTAGTGCCCAG GCCAGACCCAGACTCCTGGGGTGA